The Oceanithermus desulfurans genome has a window encoding:
- a CDS encoding marine proteobacterial sortase target protein gives MKAAGKGLPAAFVWAGFAVVWLVAGLALAGAAVKVDLEHLGSGELLFTTEQSGVYVPATKVATRVETEISGLVARVSVQQSFRNDSDAWVEAVYVFPLPEDAAVDQLKMVIGERVIVGEVQPREQARQTYEKARGEGQRASLVEQQRPNMFTTSVANIAPGETVVVEIGYSEVLDYRGGVFSWRFPLAITPRYTPGTPLPQQSDGRGFAPDTDQVPDASRITPHYAEGTQHPVTLRVRLNAGFPLNKIESRYHEVQPAREGDAYLIELETTTAHDFELVWNPGVARVPAAAAFTEEVAGEHYALVMLMPPTLDPPRERPARELIFIIDTSGSMEGTSMEQAKQALKLALERLTPRDRFNVVEFDNEARAFFDRSAAADRATVLMAKRLVDGLVADGGTEMAKAIQLALKEPPPAGYLRQVVFITDGSVGNEAYLFGLIEKLLLGANLFTVGIGSAPNSYFMRKAAEFGHGSYTYIGDVAEVADKMQELFAMLEHPVLTGIRMVLPGGSEVYPALVPNLYLGEPVVVSIRLPTLNSVVAIHGESNGHTWARSLNLADAPRGRIALVWARAKVESLKDAMIRGGDAEKLEQEITRVALAHHLITDYTSLVAVDRTPARPSGKALQTDEVPLQVPEGQKVPPQILKRPVVTVRGAFAAAETSGYPTTATAAPLRMLTGALALLLAAYLLRLRRRGLV, from the coding sequence ATGAAAGCAGCAGGTAAGGGATTACCGGCAGCCTTCGTATGGGCGGGGTTCGCAGTCGTCTGGCTCGTTGCGGGCCTCGCGCTCGCAGGCGCGGCGGTGAAGGTCGATCTGGAGCATTTGGGCAGTGGCGAGCTGCTCTTCACCACCGAGCAAAGCGGGGTCTACGTCCCGGCCACCAAGGTGGCCACCAGGGTGGAGACCGAGATCTCCGGCCTCGTCGCGCGCGTCAGCGTACAGCAGAGTTTCCGAAACGACAGCGACGCCTGGGTGGAGGCCGTCTACGTGTTCCCGTTGCCCGAGGACGCCGCGGTGGACCAGCTGAAGATGGTGATCGGGGAACGGGTGATCGTAGGCGAGGTGCAGCCGCGCGAGCAGGCGCGGCAGACCTACGAAAAGGCCAGGGGGGAAGGGCAGCGCGCCAGCCTCGTGGAACAGCAACGACCCAATATGTTCACCACCTCGGTGGCCAACATCGCCCCCGGAGAAACGGTCGTCGTCGAGATCGGCTACAGCGAGGTGCTCGACTACCGCGGCGGGGTCTTCTCCTGGCGTTTTCCTCTGGCGATCACGCCGCGCTACACTCCCGGTACGCCCCTGCCCCAGCAGAGCGATGGTCGGGGTTTCGCGCCCGACACCGACCAGGTGCCCGACGCCTCGCGAATCACACCGCATTACGCCGAGGGTACGCAACACCCCGTCACCCTGCGCGTGCGCCTGAACGCAGGCTTTCCGCTGAACAAGATCGAGAGCCGTTACCACGAGGTGCAGCCCGCCCGCGAAGGCGACGCCTACCTCATCGAGCTGGAAACCACGACCGCCCACGACTTCGAGCTGGTCTGGAACCCGGGGGTGGCCCGCGTTCCCGCCGCGGCCGCCTTCACCGAGGAAGTGGCGGGTGAGCACTACGCCCTGGTCATGCTCATGCCGCCCACCCTCGATCCTCCGCGTGAGCGGCCCGCCCGCGAACTTATCTTCATCATCGACACCTCCGGCTCCATGGAGGGTACTTCGATGGAACAGGCGAAGCAGGCGCTCAAGCTGGCGCTCGAGCGCCTTACGCCCAGGGATCGGTTCAACGTCGTGGAGTTCGACAACGAAGCGCGCGCTTTCTTCGACCGCTCTGCGGCGGCCGACCGGGCGACCGTGCTCATGGCGAAGCGGCTGGTGGACGGCCTTGTGGCCGACGGCGGCACGGAGATGGCCAAAGCAATCCAGCTGGCCCTGAAGGAACCGCCCCCGGCGGGTTACCTCCGCCAGGTCGTCTTCATCACCGACGGCAGCGTAGGCAACGAGGCCTACCTGTTCGGACTGATCGAAAAACTTCTGCTCGGCGCCAACCTGTTCACCGTCGGCATCGGCTCGGCCCCCAACAGCTACTTCATGCGCAAAGCGGCCGAGTTCGGGCACGGCAGCTACACCTACATCGGCGACGTCGCCGAGGTCGCGGACAAGATGCAGGAGCTCTTCGCCATGCTGGAGCACCCCGTGCTCACCGGCATACGGATGGTGCTCCCCGGCGGCAGCGAAGTCTATCCGGCCCTCGTGCCCAACCTGTATTTGGGCGAGCCCGTGGTCGTCAGCATCCGCCTGCCCACCCTGAACAGCGTCGTCGCCATCCACGGCGAGAGCAACGGGCACACCTGGGCGCGCAGCCTCAACCTTGCCGACGCCCCGAGAGGCCGCATAGCCCTCGTGTGGGCGCGGGCGAAGGTGGAAAGCCTGAAAGACGCGATGATTCGCGGCGGAGACGCCGAGAAGCTGGAACAGGAAATCACCAGGGTGGCGCTGGCGCACCACCTGATCACCGATTACACCAGCCTGGTGGCCGTGGACCGGACCCCGGCCCGTCCCTCGGGCAAAGCGCTGCAGACGGACGAGGTGCCGCTTCAGGTCCCCGAAGGGCAAAAGGTGCCCCCTCAGATACTGAAGCGGCCCGTGGTAACCGTGAGGGGCGCGTTCGCAGCTGCGGAGACCAGCGGCTACCCCACCACCGCCACCGCGGCTCCGCTGCGGATGCTGACGGGCGCCCTCGCGCTCCTGCTAGCCGCGTACCTGTTACGACTCAGGCGCAGGGGGCTCGTTTGA